A genomic segment from Diceros bicornis minor isolate mBicDic1 chromosome 5, mDicBic1.mat.cur, whole genome shotgun sequence encodes:
- the LOC131405256 gene encoding fibroin heavy chain, whose product MALIFSDKSVASPVSPPLHNFGETRSPKAFSTYTPNPQPRRELVEAQVKGIAGFSGDLDEESQAREQEGPRSALCPPFSSPSPVPRLGVPGTQQGRWTDLGVWSVPATPPPCNLEPLWVSVLKAPERVNRRLGTRGLPAAAAQGGAARAGRGVRGQGWTPGGVPRATLREGKNRAPSRGVEGAEERPPVLQVHQVTWGRGPATPRTTRRLHCGCAWSVHGACSLEEDVTPKEEGALDEPACWTERGQERGRSGDGAGTRAGTERGQERGRSGDGAGTRAGTERGRSGDGAGTERGQERGQERGQERGRSGDKSGDGAGTRAGTERGRSGDKSGDGAGTERGQERGRSGDKSGDGAGTERGQERGRSWDGAGTERGQERGQERGRSGDKSGDGAGTRAGTERGRSGDGAGTRAGTERGRSGDGAGTERGQERGRSGDGAGTERGQERGQSGDGAGTERGRSGDKSGDGAGTERGQERGRSGDKSGDGAGTRAGTERGRSGDKSGDKSGDGAGTGAGAERGRSGDRSGDGAGTGAGTERGRSGDRSGDGAGTGAGTERGQERGQERGRSGGGAGTERGQERGRSGDGAGTGAGTGAGTGAGTERGQERGRSGDGAGTGAGTERGRSGDKSGDRSGDGAGTERGQERGRSGDGAGTGAGTERGRSGDGAGTGAGTERGRSGDKSGDRSGDKSGDGAGTERGRSGDRSGDRSGDGAGTGAGAERGRSGDRSGDGAGTERGQERGQERGQERGRSGDGAGTGAGTRAGTGAGAERGRSGDRSGDKSGDGARTERGQERGQERGRSGDGAGTGAGTGAGAERGRSGDRAGTERGQERGRRGDKSGDGAGIGAGTERGQERGRSGDRAGTERGQERGRRGDKSGDGAGIGAGTERGRSEDRAGTWARPGSPCRGPRGPPPLPAQPAAPTTWRGPQPGRQGPAQEPWLIPGRGIKDGERMMMPFVKPESEAEESTRQKFCSEMDILVGQAEEDIRQEPTRQGPSQGRGRSPRSREGESTRGSEDHENCKIYEESARELLIRVLDKTCCLYLESLNMQLCRARSTHGFSGAFLTERGRGLKDAVKGLRRFTAATEQQTVQGSDSHACLLVQTVGLRVSEPCSCIPPSCRIGLSTSPHPGAIPTVTGQRVYRGPYS is encoded by the exons ATGGCTTTAATCTTCTCTGACAAGTCTGTAGCCAGTCCTGTTTCTCCACCGCTGCACAACTTCGGGGAGACAAGAAGCCCCAAGGCCTTCAGTACCTACACACCAAACCCTCAGCCCAGGCGGGAGTTGGTAGAAGCACAAGTCAAAGGAATCGCTGGATTCTCAGGTGACTTGGATGAAGAAAGTCAA GCCCGTGAGCAAGAAGGGCCGCGATCTGCTCTGTGTCCACcgttctcctccccctcccctgtaCCCCGGCTGGGAGTCCCGGGCACCCAGCAAGGACGCTGGACTGACCTCGGGGTCTGGTCTGTTCCTGCCACTCCGCCGCCCTGTAACCTggaacctctctgggtctcc GTGCTCAAGGCCCCAGAGCGGGTGAATCGTCGACTGGGAACGAGGGGTCTTCCCGCAGCAGCGGCGCAGGGAGGCGCAGCGCGTGCAGGCCGTGGGGTTAGGGGACAGGGCTGGACGCCAGGAGGGGTCCCCAGGGCCACCCTGAGGGAGGGAAAGAACAGAGCCCCGAGCCGGGGCGTCGAGGGGGCTGAGGAGCGTCCTCCTGTGCTCCAGGTCCATCAGGTCACCTGGGGGCGAGGACCGGCCACGCCACGCACGACGAGGCGTCTACACTGTGGATGCGCGTGGTCAGTGCATGGGGCCTGTTCTTTAGAGGAGGATGTGACCCCGAAGGAAGAGGGCGCGCTGGATGAGCCGGCGTGCTGGACGGAGCGGGGACAGGAGCGGGGACGGAGCGGGGACGGAGCGGGGACAAGAGCGGGGACGGAGCGGGGACAAGAGCGGGGACGGAGCGGGGACGGAGCGGGGACAAGAGCGGGGACAGAGCGGGGACGGAGCGGGGACGGAGCGGGGACGGAGCGGGGACAAGAGCGGGGACAAGAGCGGGGACAGGAGCGGGGACGGAGCGGGGACAAGAGCGGGGACGGAGCGGGGACAAGAGCGGGGACGGAGCGGGGACGGAGCGGGGACAAGAGCGGGGACGGAGCGGGGACGGAGCGGGGACAAGAGCGGGGACGGAGCGGGGACAAGAGCGGGGACGGAGCGGGGACGGAGCGGGGACAAGAGCGGGGACGGAGCTGGGACGGAGCGGGGACGGAGCGGGGACAAGAGCGGGGACAGGAGCGGGGACGGAGCGGGGACAAGAGCGGGGACGGAGCGGGGACAAGAGCGGGGACGGAGCGGGGACGGAGCGGGGACGGAGCGGGGACAAGAGCGGGGACAGAGCGGGGACGGAGCGGGGACGGAGCGGGGACGGAGCGGGGACAAGAGCGGGGACGGAGCGGGGACGGAGCGGGGACGGAGCGGGGACAGGAGCGGGGACAGAGCGGGGACGGAGCGGGGACGGAGCGGGGACGGAGCGGGGACAAGAGCGGGGACGGAGCGGGGACGGAGCGGGGACAAGAGCGGGGACGGAGCGGGGACAAGAGCGGGGACGGAGCGGGGACAAGAGCGGGGACGGAGCGGGGACGGAGCGGGGACAAGAGCGGGGACAAGAGCGGGGACGGAGCGGGGACAGGAGCGGGGGCGGAGCGGGGACGGAGCGGGGACAGGAGCGGGGACGGAGCGGGGACAGGAGCGGGGACGGAGCGGGGGCGGAGCGGGGACAGGAGCGGGGACGGAGCGGGGACAGGAGCGGGGACGGAGCGGGGACAGGAGCGGGGACAGGAGCGGGGGCGGAGCGGGGGCGGAGCGGGGACGGAGCGGGGACAGGAGCGGGGACGGAGCGGGGACGGAGCGGGGACAGGAGCGGGGACAGGAGCGGGGACAGGAGCGGGGACGGAGCGGGGACAGGAGCGGGGGCGGAGCGGGGACGGAGCGGGGACAGGAGCGGGGACGGAGCGGGGACGGAGCGGGGACAAGAGCGGGGACAGGAGCGGGGACGGAGCGGGGACGGAGCGGGGACAGGAGCGGGGGCGGAGCGGGGACGGAGCGGGGACAGGAGCGGGGACGGAGCGGGGACGGAGCGGGGACGGAGCGGGGACAGGAGCGGGGACGGAGCGGGGACGGAGCGGGGACAAGAGCGGGGACAGGAGCGGGGACAAGAGCGGGGACGGAGCGGGGACGGAGCGGGGACGGAGCGGGGACAGGAGCGGGGACAGGAGCGGGGACGGAGCGGGGACAGGAGCGGGGGCGGAGCGGGGACGGAGCGGGGACAGGAGCGGGGACGGAGCGGGGACGGAGCGGGGACAAGAGCGGGGACAGGAGCGGGGACAAGAGCGGGGACGGAGCGGGGACGGAGCGGGGACAGGAGCGGGGACAAGAGCGGGGACAGGAGCGGGGGCGGAGCGGGGACGGAGCGGGGACAGGAGCGGGGACAAGAGCGGGGACGGAGCGAGGACGGAGCGGGGACAGGAGCGGGGACAAGAGCGGGGACGGAGCGGGGACGGAGCGGGGACAGGAGCGGGGACAGGAGCGGGGGCGGAGCGGGGACGGAGCGGGGACCGAGCGGGGACGGAGCGAGGACAGGAGCGGGGACGGAGAGGGGACAAGAGCGGGGACGGAGCGGGGATAGGAGCGGGGACGGAGCGGGGACAGGAGCGGGGACGGAGCGGGGACCGAGCGGGGACGGAGCGAGGACAGGAGCGGGGACGGAGAGGGGACAAGAGCGGGGACGGAGCGGGGATAGGAGCGGGGACGGAGCGGGGACGGAGCGAGGACAGAGCAGGGACGTGGGCCCGCCCCGGCTCCCCCTGCCGGGGCCCGCGGGGACCCCCCCCCCTCCCCGCACAGCCAGCTGCTCCGACCACGTGGCGCGGGCCGCAGCCGGGTCGCCAAGGTCCAGCCCAGGAGCCCTGGTTGATCCC AGGCAGGGGAATTAAAGACGGTGAGAGAATGATGATGCCATTCGTGAAACCCGAAAGTGAGGCAGAAGAGTCTACTCGGCAGAAATTTTGCTCAGAAATGGACATACTGGTTGGGCAAGCAGAGGAAGATATCAGGCAGGAGCCGACGAGGCAAGGCCCAAGTCAGGGGAGGGGTCGGAGCCCGAGGTCTAGAGAGGGGGAATCTACAAGAGGCTCGGAGGATCATGAGAACTGCAAGATCTATGAGGAGAGCGCCAGAG AGCTGCTCATCCGAGTTTTGGATAAAACATGCTGTTTGTATTTGGAGTCCCTCAACATGCAGCTGTGCCGTGCACGCAGTACACACGGGTTTTCAGGAGCCTTCCTCACGGAACGAGGGCGGGGACTGAAG GACGCAGTAAAGGGCCTGCGCCGCTTCACAGCGGCCACGGAGCAGCAGACAGTTCAAGGTTCTGACTCGCACGCTTGTCTGTTGGTCCAGACAGTCGGCCTGCGGGTGAGTGAGCCGTGCTCCTGCATCCCACC GTCCTGTAGAATTGGGctctccacctccccccacccaggTGCCATTCCCACCGTGACGGGGCAGCGCGTTTACAGGGGTCCATACTCGTAA
- the VCPKMT gene encoding protein N-lysine methyltransferase METTL21D: MAATPASASEDPLRNFVRVLEKRDGRELRLQQYGSGGVGCVVWDAAIVLCKYLETPGFSGEGAHALSRRSVLELGSGTGAVGLMAATLGADVVVTDLEEVQDLLRVNINMNKHLVTGSVQAKVLKWGEEIEDVPCPPDYILMADCIYYEESLEPLLKTLKDLSGSETCIICCYEQRTMGKNPEIERKYFELLQLDFDFEKIPLEKHDEEYRSEDIHILYIRKKKSKFPS, encoded by the exons ATGGCGGCCACTCCGGCCTCCGCGTCGGAGGACCCGCTGCGGAACTTCGTGCGAGTCCTGGAGAAGCGGGACGGCAGGGAGCTGCGGCTGCAGCAGTACGGCTCCGGCGGCGTGGGCTGCGtggtgtgggacgccgccatcgTCCTCTGCAAATACCTGGAGACGCCCGGGTTCTCCGGCGAGGGCGCGCACGCGCTCAGCCGGCGGTCGGTGCTGGAGCTGGGCTCGGGCACGGGGGCCGTGGGGCTCATGGCCGCCACCCTCGG GGCGGACGTCGTGGTCACCGACCTGGAGGAGGTGCAGGACTTGCTGAGGGTGAACATTAACATGAACAAGCACCTCGTCACCGGCTCTGTGCAGGCCAAGGTACTGAAATG GGGGGAAGAAATAGAAGACGTTCCTTGCCCGCCGGACTACATCCTGATGGCCGACTGCATCTACTACGAAGAG TCTTTGGAGCCGTTGTTGAAAACTCTGAAAGATCTCAGTGGATCTGAGACTTGTATTATATGTTGTTATGAACAACGAACAATGGGAAAAAATCCAGAAAtcgagagaaaatattttgag CTCCTTCAACTAGACTTTGACTTTGAAAAAATTCCTTTGGAAAAACATGATGAAGAATATCGAAGTGAAGATATTCATATTTTAtacatcagaaagaaaaaatcG aaATTTCCATCGTGA